In Channa argus isolate prfri chromosome 15, Channa argus male v1.0, whole genome shotgun sequence, the DNA window TTATGAAGCTCTGCAGCTTTTGTGGACAGCTAAATACAATAATATCATCAttaccattttcattttgttttttgagcaaATTCCAGTCATTTTACCCTGTTTTCAGGCAGCGCTACGCTAACTGGCTACGCTAACTGGCTACGCTAACCCATAATTTCCTCAAAAGTCAAGGATGCTTTTAATTTCAGGATCAAAGAGGTCATTTTGATCAACACTTCGTGGTAAAGTTGGATATTTGTCCTCTTTCTtaaaaacaccaccaccacacccTCACTTTGTCGTAAAGCTGATAATCATTTTGGGTTGTCTGTGAGCCTCATTCCTGTGGGAATGTATTCTGAGTTTTTGacctcttctttaaaaaaaaacacaaaaaactttaccaacacacacagacatgcacatgcacacactcagatcttcctcttcatcctgtAGCGCTCATATGGTCTCACTTTAGGTTTTGAGGTTTATGTTTTTGGGGACACTACAGAGCTGCTCATCCAGATGACAGCAAGAAGGCTTTTctgtacaaaacacatttaaaatgaatttggaTTCTGTTTTGACCAAGCGATCATTTACTTTCTCCAACAATTGTTGCAGAtacatatggacagaaacacaaaatgcaccCTCAGCCTTAGCTGTGTTTTAAGCGCTGTAACATAGTGTTCTCTGCACAAATCCAGGACACAGACAAGTTGAGAGGGAGAAACTGGGATTCAGAAAAACAAGTAGGAAAGAGGAGCTGAAAGGCTGAAAGATtttttacttatatttattAAGCGCAATTTCACTGAGAGAGGAGTTTCTTTTGGAGGGATGCCCCGATAACACATTGGGATTAAAGGCCTTGTTCAGATTCAATGTTGTCAGTGTGGAGATTATGAACCAGCAACCTTCCTATCACAGGTTCATTTCTCTAACCATTAGACCAACACTGCCCCTCTCGATTGCACTGCTTGTTTTGTGACACAAATGGGAAAGTATAAAGTGTGGAGAATTAAAGTTTATGTAAGCCAAATGTTGATACAGAAGAAAGATTATTTTTGATATATAAATGCCAGCTGTGAGTCAAAACTCTACGACTCCAAAGAGTTTTTCTAAAACATCAGTGTCCGCATGTacgtgtgtacgtgtgtgtgtgttgcacaaCAACATAAATCTGTACTGCATAGCTTTTTGGCATTTCCCTCGTTCAGTGAGGGAGATCCAGATGTGATctacacaaacacgcacacgtgttaaaagcttaatttaaaatgcagtaattATTGTTCTTTGGAATCAAATGCAGTATTACAGAAGCATGATGtgctttttcaaatttgtttggGACTTTTTGGTAAGTGTGCCTATTTACCTTGTGGTGGATCATTAGATGAAAAGTTTAATATTAATCTCATGTCTCTGTAAAAACAGCAGCTCACTCTTTAACTGGGGTTTGTCCTGGACTACATCTTAGTAGAGTTGTTGACTTTTTGTCTAGATTTGGAAACTTAAAAGATCTTTTTAGcaggcttttttaaaatagtgcCTCCTGACAAACCAAATTAGTGGCACGTGGGTTATTCTGAAGTGAAATGTCTTGTTGGGAAGTTAATCAAACAATGATAGACAGATGCAAAACAAGAAATTATAGCAAATCGCTGCACAGCAACCAACCAATGTATAATAACTAGAAAGAGATGTAAAATGACcgcaaagagacacaaaatgaccacagtcAGATGCAAAAACGACTACAAGCAAAGTGACcacaacaagacaaaacaagacacaacCAAACTACTACTTTAATGCTTAGAGCCAACCTactggatacacacacacacacacacacaaagatttatttaaaaaagagaagtcTCTGTACCCAACAACAATTCCATCCTTTTTGTTGATCTTTACTAAAAGACAGTAAGTTCGTGTCCCTTTCTTCGATtgcaagagaaagagagaaaactaaaGTCAGAACACCTCCCAAACTGTCTCATTATACTTGGAATGGTGTCAACATTTTCTGCACAGAAGTTAACAATCATGACCGAACGAGCAATTCTGCCTATTACGACAACCCATCtggggtctgtgtgtgtttggcaagTGTAGGGGGTAATGTAAGGCAAAGATtatgtgcaaacacactcacaatTGTCTTCTctttgacacagacacactcacagtgGTACACACCTTTATGCTCTACAACAGACACATAGCTTGACCTGGGTCTCAAATGAAGCACACTTCCCAAGATGACAGAGGATGATCAGCCACAAATTGCAGGGAGATGACGTTAGCAGGGTGGGTGGGTGTATTTTGggcaggggtggggggggtgggaaGAAGACTGTCTGTGGCACTATAACCAGAGAAAGACTGAAGTAATTATTCTACTGTGTAGAAAATAATCACAGCGTCTCTGtcagtctttgtttttagaGAGCCATAAACCCTTCAAGATGTCAAAGGCCCCTGACATTCCTggacacaaatacattttccacaGTCAATCACTGCTTTGAGAATCTGTGTCCTGAGCCGCCTTTTAAAATCATCCAGTTGAAATCCAAATCCGTTCTGATATTTCCAAAATCTTAAGACGGTGAGTTTGACAAAAGTTTCCTGCCCTCTAACGCGCTTTTATCCGAGGCCCCATTTCATCACTGTTTACCAGCCCCTGGCTCCTAAACTGACACACAGCAAACACCGAGTAAAACACCAATAGTTGTTTACCATGATGCACAAAGCTGGTCAACAGTTTCTCTATGGACTGCTGCACCCAGCTTTGGGGCCTTCCAAGCACCACGCCGTTAAAGATGAAGCCAGGATCAAAGTTGACATATGGGCCCACACTCAGCCAGTTATATTCTGCTGTTTTATGCCTTCTCAATCCAGCATACCCTTAAAATAAGGACCCTGCACCCTGATCCGTGCAAACAATACAAGTGCCACACACCTTAAGTATTCTTTTGAAGCTTTTAGACCAGCCTGTGCTGTTGTCTCAGGGTCCCGTCTCCCTGAAACAGATCAGAGTGCAGATAGGGAGCGATGTTTGCAAATACATAAATGCCCAAAGGTTCCCAATGCTTTTGAAGCTGGTGGCGTTCAGAAAGAGGAATGTGATCATGTGATAAAGATGACAATAAAGCAGAGGTAGCCATTGAAATTtcacatattgtttattttctcagtGGGAGCCCTCATACTCTGGATTTTGGAAAGATTTTTGACTTCGCTGGGCAAGTGTGCGTTCTTTACTCACATTTacactgttgacattttgttgGAACTTTAAggattccttttttattcttcctttgTGTAGCTGTAATTTTATTACTCCTAAGTCCACATTTGCAGAGTTTATAGCTAACACAGCCTGTCACGATATGCATTTCACAAAACTACGCCACATAAAATCTCTTCACACACTCAGTGAACTACACATTCTTTCTTGTTGTGGTTCACTGCTGGGCCTTTCATAGACAACAAGCAAGAATATTCTCAGTTTGTTTCCATGAGCTCTGTCTCTTTCAAACACATGTTGTCCTGACAGGATTACAACAATGCCCAACCTGGATGGCTATGATTTCGTAGAACTTACATTTGATGCAGAGCGGAAATCAAATTCCAGTGAATAAACGTTTTGTTTATCCTTTCTTTCATCGCGCAGTGGGAGACCAATATTTGGGCAACACATGTATGTTTAAAACATGTGGATCTATAGATGAAGGGACTTCCCCTTCATCTATAGATGGAGACATCATCTATAGTGGGTTTACGCACATCCTGCAGATATTGTTCACTGACGAAAGTAGTTTTCTCCCTTTCGGTTCCAGTCACGCATTCAGGAGCTTTATTCCTACCACAAAGTGATTACAGGTTCTGTGGTGTGAGTGAAGCAGAGCCACTGGGTGACAGATGTTTTTAGGGAACATTACCTTGATGAAATTGGTAAAAAGGCTGTGGTGTGTGGATGCTGAATAGGACACTGATTCTTTATGGCTCAAAAACAGAAGCAGGTGCAGGGCCCGTAAACATCCATATCCGAGCAACTGGCCCATATACATTCGAATGAAAACAGCATGGTCCGTCAATGAGTCTGTGGCACACATGTTTAGTTGGGCCTCCAGGCTCAGCCTTTGGGAGTGAGGAATGCTTTGGTGAAGTAGTGGTTTAATGTAATTAAGGATTATGTTTGCTTATGAGCAGGATGAGTCCCAGAGGTCAGTGGAAGAAAAGTGCGGTTGCAATCGGAGTCTCTCTCTTGTGATTCTATCACTGGATTACCACTTCCCCCTTCCTGTTTGCTTCCTCTTGGCCATACAGCTGTGCTCAGATGCCAGCCAGAAAGAGTGTTCTCCCAGATAAGACATGTTAATTACAGTGCTGTGTTTTGAGCAATTTCCTTTTCCTCTGCATCCCTCGCTCTCACATCTGGTTTATCTCTGTATTTTCATCTGCCTGTCTGTTTGTTATTGAGCTTGTCGCTCATCCCTACTCAAactcctcttttcttcttccaggGTTCACCCCAGGGGACAGTTTAGTCTGTGAGTTGATACAACAGAGAATACATGATGGCATGATCTATTTCATCACAAGGGTGGTACTTCTCAACTGAGAAAGGTTATGAGGTGGTCACAGTCTGGAGCTTTGTACTGATGGAGTGTCCATGATATGATCTACAGACTGGACGTCACTTCAGGTAAAATACTTAAACTAATAAACAACAATACACTTAAATACAAGGCACAACACCACATTTGCAACACTGGCTCTCTCAAGAAAATTCAAGAGCCTTAAACCATCATCACatcaaatgtacaaaataatcTGTACCTTAAATTCTTTACGATCTATGAATGTTTGCACTTCCTTTCTTAATCCTCTGGCTGATACACAAGGCTTTCATCTCCCCCTCTGATCTTCCAGCCTTTGAAATGATCACCTCCACACCTGCTCATCCCAGACTCTTAAAAGAGCACAAGAGCTGTTGATCATTCCCCCGCATCCTCACTTTGTTTAGAATTCCACCACTCTGCTGGCCAAGAAACAGGTTACCGAGTTATCTAGATACATGTCCTCAAATCTGTAATTGTTCTGTTGCACAAAGGCCTGATCTGAGTTTTGTCTAGTAACTCAGTGACTCTCTGCTCTTAATCAGTGGATCCTGGTgagttaatgaaaaatgtaaaatattgcaAGAAGGGTTTtctattatgaaaggcttttttaaaaaaatataaaacacttcTTGCCTTTGCATGCATTATTAATGAATAATCTGTAACTGATCAATACATTCAATACCGACACAATTTAGTTGAAATGGATAATTTACACAAGTGAATTAACAGCAATTGAAAGAAGCAGCTTAACAGTACTGTTGTAATTGTATTGTTGTTGAATAAGGAATCGGTTATTTGTTAAGATATTCTCCTCTATTCAAGACATAGTACTGTTCTGTGTAAAAGTTccacttattaaaaaaaaaaagattttaccaCTCAATCATCAGAGGTGCATCATATTAATTTTGCAGTGACACTATGACCAAAAATGTCTTCAGCTACAAGAACATGAGTTCCTACAAAAAATGGCATGACTCCTCACAGAACCATGACCTGATGAGCATCATGGAGAAAATCTCAGATAAACATTAAATCCACTGAAAGTGCTAAAAGGTACAAAATATGAAGCCGAGTAATGAATAAAACCTATTTATGGTATTATTTTTGAAAGCATCCTTATTTTTAGTAcctatacattttacacagcagagcattttcatttttcgCACAAAGAGCAAACTATGTGCAATGCATTAGGTAAGTAACCTTAAATTAAGGTAATTAAGATAAATCAAATTAATCTATAACTACCCAAGGCAAGTTCAGAAGATTCTGGGGGGGGAGACAGCACCATCAACTGATGGAAATGTGCAATTGCACTACTAAAGAAAGACCAGAGGTCTGTCATTAACATTAACCTTCTGATGTCTGTTAACTGGAGTACAAAAAGAGGGGAGTGGGTTTAAAGCAATTTGTTTAATCTCTATATCAGAAAAAAAGGATCTCACATGATCATttaagcaatttttaaaataaacattcatgagaattatatttttaatttaaatatacatttattcaagttctttacatacagtatcactgactgtgaagaatttacataacatttatgATGTAGCATgaattgctttttttaaatttcaaaatagCTTTTATCTTAAGCAATTTTCTTCAAGTAGCAGAGACACTTtcaataaaagcatttaaaaaattggAGCAACCTGTATTATCAAttatatcttttatattttcttgtttaatttGACTGTTCTGGGGAGCAGAACAACTAAGGGCAAAACTGTGAAGGTAAACAAACCCGTACAAAGACAGTAGTAGTGGTCTATTCGCCACAAGGGACAGTCTCAGAGAAGGTAGAAGTAACGAGATTGATTGTTGAGGTAACTGCTCTTGTGATGATTGCATAATAAAGGTAAGGACACCAGATGTTCTTTTCTGTTCAGTGTGGTCACTGCTCATCAGAGCCCTGGTGCTCCCAGAGTGGGCTTTATCCCAGAACGCTTCATTCACTGACCACACCTCCAGCAGCACAAAGAAACTTCTAGTGCAGCAATCCTTCCCTCTCACAGCTCACCTTACTGCCCATCAACCTTATCTGTATAAagcaaagacagacagtgataTGCAGGGGTGTGCAGCAAGAACTTTCAATCAAACACTTAGGACATTTTCATCTTGAGTGTAATTTCTAAAAATTGGAATATTACTGCATAAATAGTTGTTTGATGGTGGCTAATTGGTTTAGTGAAcatacaaaatgtataaaaaggttTCATTTTAGCTAACTGGTATCAGAAGGAAATCTAGTAACATATTTTACCCTATTTTGTATTCTCCTTGAAAGAAACATCCCAGGACTTATCACTGCACAAGGAAAGGGGAAAACTAACTGTGTCAGTGGGAGAAACACTGCACTCAAGTTCTGTATGATCAATGAAGGGCTCACATAGATGGGTGTAAACCTCACCAACACAAGACAGAGACAGTAGATGCAACCCCTGTACCTTTAGGGATGAACTTCAGGGAGCTGCTGAATATTCAAAAGCGCGAGAGCCCTTTGGAGGGCCCATCATTCACAAACTCATGGCCCAGTCCATTTCCACACTTCCCACACCGCACCTAGAACAACACATTACACATATGATTAAGGATATTTATAGCATTTACAGAGAACATTATACTTGGTTTGAAACCAGCTGCAACTACAGTGCCAGGTATATAAATACATGTGTTTACACTCAGCTTCCACTGTAGGATTTAATTCATAAACAAAGTAAACGATGGTACCTTATATGCTCCAGGTCTCTCCTTATATTTGGACACGCTGTCCTCATGTATGGTCTCTGTGAAAGCTGGCCAGGGTGAGGAGTGCTCGTACTTGCTGCGGCTGGAGAAGAGCTGGTAATCACACTTGGAACAAACATAAATCCCTGAGGAGTAAAACATGGGAGATGATGGCTGGTGTGCAACATGAAAGAACTAAGataatacagattttttttcacatggatttataatatttgcataatatacaaattatttttaagtcGCTATAAAAAATAACATACTTGGTATTTTTAGTTATTATCATATTGCCGTCATATATAATGAATCCATCTTCCTATTTGTCAAGAATCGGTTTTGTAACAACGCTACTGTGCAACCCTAACGATGGGTTACAAAACCTTACTGGTTAACAGGGTGTTGTcgctttttagttttttgtaacTATGTGTACAATATAAACTGTTCGTATGAGTTTTTCTTGGTGGCTACATATGACTGATATGTGTCGATAATAGAGTCTGACCCGCACAGCTCATCCTAAAATTCTTTAGCGTTTCAGTAACTAGTGAGCGAACAGTGGCTAGCTAACGCAAGTCATAGACAAACTTCTACTTCTGCTTAACAGTCGCTACAAGTCAGAAAATATCCATAACTAATTACACAGAAGTCAAAGTCGTGTAGGTACCTGGTTTAAAGTGGTCCTTATAGACCTCTCCCCCGACGAAAGAACAAAACGACATTACTTTGTTTTGAGAGAACtcaatgtatttttcttctgtctcttcgCTCAGCCTAGCTCGATAAACCGGTTTGAAGGAAGAAAACTTCCGGTTTCAGTGTCTCACCTTCAAAATAACACGAGAACTCTTTCTGACGTCTACACTTGAAGGACGTATGTCTATTTAGCCTAACAAGGACGCTTATAAGTAGACATTAATTAACTTCACTTAATCTTACTGTATTGGGTACTGAGAGGACGCAGGCAGTGGTTGCATTTAAGAGCATGtctttttcatgtcttttgtaGTGAGACAAAACATGGACTTTCAGTGGCAGGCTGCATGGAACGATCAGACAATGGCTGGTTTTAAAGAATGGTAAAAAATCATGgactattaaataatatttcgTATGATAATGAAAAGCAGATTTTATGCTGTATTTatggtttttatatttattcataggATTTGTTACTGTGATATCTTCTGTTGTGTTGccttatgttttttgttttggcctATTATAATTAATATGTCATTTGAAAAATGCCAAAACCTgagttgcaaaaataaaataaaatgaccatCAAATTCTCTTATACACTATCTTATACCTTAGAAATCAGTAATTGAATCATCTTTTTATTCCAGGTTAGTAGGAAGGTGTAGTaagcagaacaaaaataaacacatttgcccatttacaaaatacaaatttaccAGCTATAAAGTTTAATCATGTTTAGTGTTCAACCTGTTTCAACATTCTTACTTACCAATATCTAGCCCATTACTAGGaattattaaaatactgtatatagagTGTATTATCAAATGAATGTGGCCCGAGTTTTAGCCatgataaaattataattatttcttGTAAATATTTCGAAATTTGCATTGAACCTTCTTATTTATATCTTGTGCAAATCCATTTTTGTCCGTGTAGAGACATTTACGCTTTTATTCTGAACGACTAAAACCGGAAGTGGTATTGCGGCATTTACCGTGTCACAGTCAGTTGGGGATGACAGGTTCCGCCTTGTTAACTAGTCAGCTGAGTTTATCTTGTTGACATCTCTCCTTTGTTGTTGATGTGGTAGTGTCAGAGACATGGAAACCACAATGTTTCAGCTGAGGTCGTTTGTTCATCAGCGGCTGTACGCGGCAGCAGAGGAGATCCTCGGAGAGGTGGAGAAAACCATAACGTTAGCTTTGTACGAAGCTGAAGTTAGTCGATCTAAGGAGGAGGTCGAAAGTCTGCGGCACCAGCTGGACCTTCTGCGAAAGAAACCAGGTTTGGGACTCTCCTTGCCGTGTTTGTACAGTTGGGTTTTGGTCCTTGTTTGCAGCACTGTACGGTGGTAGCTGAAGTAGCAGCGTTGGACGTTTTCGCATGCGCACAACCAGAGTCCACTCAGCAGTACTGTGAGAGCTTTGCTGCAGCAAGTAGAGATATTTGTATTCTGTACAGCCTCTGTGTAATGCGCGAGAATAACTTTTACCAGAAAATGTGAcgacagagaggagagattgCCAATGCACATGCACTGTGTTATatgcaacttttaaaaaatcactTACttgacattaaaacattacaagATGTTACATTACAGgtatattttatgtgtgtctCCTCTGCAGCTGGAGAAACTCCAAGAACGAGCAGCACCGTGGAGGTGAGAGACAACTGTGACACCCCACCGCTGGAGGAACACGCAGGATGCTCAGTACCAGATGACTCTAAACTTAGTCTCAGAAGTGAGGCCCCGGGGCACTGTCAAACCAGTGATCGTTTGGACAATAAGAACTGGAACTATTGCCAAGCTGAAACCGACTTCAAGATTCCTGAAATAAAAGAGGAGCGTGAGGAACTAGTAGCCGAGGGTCAAACACCAGggattgtttttccttcttctgaaattgtaaaaaatgagcaaaaacagcCAGAGACAGAAGTATCATATGAAATGCAACCGGTTTCTTCAGAGTGCTCTTCAGCTCAGAGTGAGAATAACGACAGTGATGAGGAGTTAGTGAAGAGCAAAGGAAACCAGATCGATACAATACAGTTCAAAGAAAAGATATTGCCAGGACAAATCGGCAATGGTGATAAAAAGGGTCAAAAACCATTGCCTTTTGAGAGTCGTTCTGCTAGATGTCAAAAGGATCGGAGTTTTTGCCATTTGTGTGGCAAGGCATTTCAGTACATTGGCTCATTGATGAAGCACATAAAAGCACATGAGAGCCAAACAGACTGCACCGTTTGTGGGATGACATATCAATCTACAAGGGAGCTGATAACTCATTTGCAGGGTTGCCACAACATAACatatttttgtgatgtttgtggCAAGACTTTTGCAAGTAACCGTTGTCTCCTCGTACATAAAAAAATTCACACAGGCGTAAAAGACTTTGTGTGTCAAGAGTGTGGCAAAACATTTTACCGCAGAGAGCATCTTGTTGTTCATGTGAGGACCCATTCTGGGGAGAAACCATATCCCTGTGACATTTGTGGTAAAGCATTTAGCCAGAGCCAAAACCTTACAATTCATAAAAGAAGTCATTCAGGGGAGAGACCATACCATTGTGGCCTGTGTGGCAAACTTTTTAACACAAGCAGTCACCTCAAGACACACATGAGGTACCATTCAGGAGAAAAACCATACCCATGTGACATTTGTGGTAAACGTTTCCGCCAAAGTGGACAGATGACAAGACACAGGACCACTCATACAGGAGAGAGGCCATATGCCTGTCATATTTGTGGCATGAGATACAGGTTTGCACCTAATCTTAAGGTGCACCAGCAAACTCATGAGAAGCTAGCTGGCGAGTGAACGCAGGTAAATTAGCgaaaaagtttgtgtgtgtcttaggCAACGAAGTTTTACATGCATTCCATAACATGTTTGCTTGAGTAAGCTATAACTTACAGTTTACTATCAGGCATTTCTAAAAGCTTGCCATAAGAGTTTGGGTATATATCATATAGTTACTGGCTTCAGCGGACACCATGATAACTTAAAAATAAGATTTACATGTGTTTGAAACTTTTAAACACCTGagacattatattatatatgagTCCTGACTTTAATTAGGGTAATAGTAAAAGCACCTGCATTGCTATGGGTGACAGGTGCAACACATTTTACCCAAAATCACATTAAGAAAATTATTCTCTGGGTGCAAACCTAACTCTTGGTGTTAAGGCCATTTCATCAAGACGATCATATCaacctgttgtgtttgtgtgtcatgtaCGTATTTTTGTATACTGTTGCGTGTTATGTCTTCTTATGGTAAAACCAAATTGCTATATAGAGGacaataaagtttaaagttcagttaaaagaaacacactAGTGCTGCGATGTCTATGATGGTGACATtcttatttacagtacattaaatgtactttgtaaTTTCTGTACTGCGCATTTTTGTTACTATTGGCTTTCATATCAGTGTAACGCTAAGGAGCTGGAGTGTATAGCTGAGTTTAAATTTTAACTGAGGTGAGTTTAGAGCTCATGTAGAGCCAAACATTCAAAAATAGGTTTTGTTCATGAGTGTGCATAAACAGACCACATTTAGTAAACTCTGTGGATAAAACAAGTCACTACAGTGAGGGGACAGACAGATACTCCCCAGACACAGAAAAGCTTACA includes these proteins:
- the LOC137100351 gene encoding methionine-R-sulfoxide reductase B1-A-like isoform X2 encodes the protein MSFCSFVGGEVYKDHFKPGIYVCSKCDYQLFSSRSKYEHSSPWPAFTETIHEDSVSKYKERPGAYKVRCGKCGNGLGHEFVNDGPSKGLSRFUIFSSSLKFIPKDKVDGQ
- the LOC137100351 gene encoding methionine-R-sulfoxide reductase B1-A-like isoform X1 encodes the protein MSFCSFVGGEVYKDHFKPGIYVCSKCDYQLFSSRSKYEHSSPWPAFTETIHEDSVSKYKERPGAYKVRCGKCGNGLGHEFVNDGPSKGLSRFUIFSSSLKFIPKGTGVASTVSVLCCDKSWDVSFKENTK
- the LOC137100350 gene encoding zinc finger protein 79-like, which codes for METTMFQLRSFVHQRLYAAAEEILGEVEKTITLALYEAEVSRSKEEVESLRHQLDLLRKKPAGETPRTSSTVEVRDNCDTPPLEEHAGCSVPDDSKLSLRSEAPGHCQTSDRLDNKNWNYCQAETDFKIPEIKEEREELVAEGQTPGIVFPSSEIVKNEQKQPETEVSYEMQPVSSECSSAQSENNDSDEELVKSKGNQIDTIQFKEKILPGQIGNGDKKGQKPLPFESRSARCQKDRSFCHLCGKAFQYIGSLMKHIKAHESQTDCTVCGMTYQSTRELITHLQGCHNITYFCDVCGKTFASNRCLLVHKKIHTGVKDFVCQECGKTFYRREHLVVHVRTHSGEKPYPCDICGKAFSQSQNLTIHKRSHSGERPYHCGLCGKLFNTSSHLKTHMRYHSGEKPYPCDICGKRFRQSGQMTRHRTTHTGERPYACHICGMRYRFAPNLKVHQQTHEKLAGE